The following are encoded together in the Corynebacterium jeikeium genome:
- the pgl gene encoding 6-phosphogluconolactonase codes for MKPTQNNRRSSVVSDKTGVELRPRDSKQDLATAAAREFINTVAELQRTGDTVTGDGIVRVVLTGGGAGIATLAEIAALDHAAQQTAEDFPVTAIDWSQVYVFFGDERFLAAGDPERNDKQAFDALLRHVTIPSLNVFRVPALAAGESADGPALDAAAAFYGKTVDQVAPEGFDIHLLGMGPEGHINSLFPHTDALLHAEGSVVAVRECPKPPAERISLTMQAVNRSRQVWLLVSGEEKKEAAGQVFNGGNGAEWPAALASGTKATLLWVDEAANPLL; via the coding sequence ATGAAGCCCACACAAAACAACCGCCGCTCCTCAGTTGTCAGTGACAAGACGGGGGTGGAACTGCGGCCACGCGACAGCAAACAAGATCTGGCGACGGCCGCGGCACGCGAATTCATCAACACTGTTGCGGAGCTGCAGCGCACCGGGGACACCGTCACGGGCGACGGAATCGTCCGCGTTGTGCTGACCGGCGGCGGGGCAGGCATTGCTACCCTAGCGGAGATCGCCGCCCTGGATCATGCGGCGCAGCAGACTGCGGAGGATTTCCCCGTCACAGCGATCGACTGGTCTCAGGTGTATGTATTCTTTGGCGACGAGCGTTTCTTGGCCGCCGGCGACCCGGAGCGCAACGACAAGCAGGCCTTTGATGCCCTGCTTCGCCACGTGACTATCCCCTCTCTGAACGTCTTCCGCGTTCCCGCCCTGGCAGCCGGCGAGTCAGCCGACGGCCCGGCGCTGGATGCAGCCGCGGCGTTCTACGGCAAGACGGTGGATCAGGTTGCTCCCGAAGGCTTCGACATCCACCTGCTGGGAATGGGGCCGGAGGGGCACATTAACTCGTTGTTCCCACACACCGATGCACTATTGCACGCCGAGGGTTCGGTGGTTGCCGTGCGCGAATGCCCGAAGCCCCCGGCGGAGCGCATCAGCTTGACCATGCAGGCGGTCAACCGCTCCCGGCAGGTGTGGCTGCTAGTCAGCGGTGAGGAAAAGAAAGAAGCTGCGGGCCAGGTGTTTAACGGCGGCAATGGCGCCGAATGGCCCGCAGCTTTGGCCTCCGGTACGAAGGCGACGCTGCTGTGGGTTGACGAGGCCGCCAACCCACTGCTTTAA
- the secG gene encoding preprotein translocase subunit SecG, with translation MILTLQIILVITSLLMGLSVLLHKGKGGGLSSLFGGGMQSNLSGSTVAEKNLDRLTVGTAVIWLLALVGLNLVLHYGLA, from the coding sequence TTGATCCTAACGCTGCAGATCATCCTGGTTATTACCAGCTTGCTGATGGGCCTTTCCGTGTTGCTGCACAAGGGTAAGGGCGGCGGCCTGTCCAGCCTATTCGGTGGCGGCATGCAGTCCAACCTGTCCGGTTCCACCGTGGCGGAGAAGAACCTGGATCGCCTGACCGTGGGCACCGCAGTGATCTGGCTGCTGGCCCTAGTCGGCCTGAACCTGGTTCTGCACTACGGCCTGGCCTAG